Proteins encoded in a region of the Dorea longicatena genome:
- the uvrC gene encoding excinuclease ABC subunit UvrC, whose product MENFNIQEELKKLPGKPGVYLMHDEKDAIIYVGKAISLKNRVRQYFQSSRNKGAKIEQMVTHISRFEYIVTDSELEALVLECNLIKEHRPKYNTMLMDDKTYPFIKVTVNEPFPRVMMARRMKKDKAKYFGPYTSTGAVKDTIELIRKLYHIRSCNRSLPKDIGKERPCLNYHIHQCYAPCQGYISREEYRKSIDEVVRFLNGNYDPILKELEEKMLDASENLEFEKAIEYRELLASVQKIAQKQKITDTAGDDRDIIAMASEGEDAVVQVFFIRGGRLIGRDHFYLKIAENDTKSEILSSFIKQFYAGTPYIPAELMLPEEIEDQEIIEEWLTTRREHKVRLRIPKKGTKEKLVELAQKNAQMVLKNDKERLKREEGRTIGAVKELEKILGLTGIIRMEAYDISNTNGFDSVGSMVVYEHGKPKRNDYRKFKIKSVQGPDDYASMNEVLTRRFEHGLRERQDESETGGFQAFPDLIMMDGGRGQVNIALEVLEKLNQHIPVCGMVKDDNHRTRGLYFNNVELPIDRNSECFRLITRIQDEAHRFAITFHRQLRSKGQVHSILDDIPGVGPARRKDLMRSFENIEAIRNATVDDLKELPSMNEKSAQEVYKFFHQDT is encoded by the coding sequence ATGGAAAATTTTAATATACAGGAAGAACTGAAGAAGCTGCCGGGAAAACCAGGTGTATATCTTATGCACGATGAAAAAGATGCGATCATTTATGTCGGAAAAGCAATCAGTCTTAAAAACCGTGTCCGACAGTATTTTCAGAGCAGCAGGAATAAGGGAGCCAAGATAGAACAGATGGTGACACATATTTCCAGGTTCGAATATATTGTGACGGATTCCGAGCTGGAAGCGCTTGTTCTGGAATGTAATCTGATTAAAGAACACAGACCAAAATACAATACGATGCTGATGGATGATAAAACGTATCCATTTATAAAAGTAACTGTAAATGAACCTTTCCCGCGTGTAATGATGGCAAGGCGGATGAAGAAAGATAAGGCAAAATATTTTGGTCCGTATACCAGTACCGGTGCAGTAAAAGATACCATTGAACTGATACGAAAGCTTTATCATATTCGAAGCTGCAATCGTTCACTCCCAAAAGATATCGGAAAAGAACGTCCGTGTCTCAATTATCATATCCATCAGTGTTATGCGCCGTGTCAGGGCTACATTTCCAGAGAAGAGTACAGGAAATCTATTGATGAAGTAGTAAGATTCCTGAATGGAAATTATGATCCGATATTAAAAGAACTGGAAGAAAAGATGCTGGATGCATCCGAAAATCTGGAATTCGAGAAAGCAATAGAATACAGGGAACTTCTTGCAAGCGTTCAGAAGATCGCTCAGAAACAGAAGATTACAGATACAGCGGGGGACGACAGGGATATTATTGCAATGGCTTCGGAAGGTGAGGACGCGGTTGTACAAGTCTTCTTTATCCGGGGAGGAAGGTTGATCGGACGGGATCATTTTTATCTGAAGATTGCGGAAAATGATACAAAAAGCGAAATCCTGTCAAGCTTTATCAAGCAATTTTATGCAGGAACACCGTATATCCCGGCCGAGTTAATGTTGCCGGAAGAGATTGAAGACCAGGAGATTATAGAGGAGTGGCTGACGACCAGAAGGGAACATAAAGTACGGCTTCGTATACCGAAGAAAGGGACAAAAGAAAAGCTGGTAGAGCTGGCGCAGAAGAATGCACAGATGGTATTAAAGAATGACAAAGAACGTCTGAAGCGTGAAGAAGGAAGAACGATCGGAGCGGTGAAGGAACTGGAAAAAATACTGGGACTTACCGGAATTATACGTATGGAGGCTTATGATATCTCTAATACAAACGGATTTGATTCGGTTGGTTCTATGGTCGTTTATGAGCATGGAAAGCCAAAGCGTAATGATTATCGCAAATTTAAGATAAAAAGTGTACAGGGACCGGATGACTACGCAAGTATGAATGAGGTGTTGACCCGAAGATTCGAGCATGGATTAAGGGAACGACAGGATGAAAGTGAGACAGGCGGATTTCAGGCATTCCCGGATCTGATCATGATGGACGGAGGCCGGGGACAGGTGAATATTGCATTGGAGGTCCTGGAGAAGCTGAATCAGCACATTCCTGTGTGTGGAATGGTAAAAGACGATAATCACAGAACCAGAGGATTGTATTTCAATAATGTAGAATTACCGATTGACCGTAATTCGGAATGTTTTCGCCTGATCACCAGAATACAGGATGAGGCGCATCGGTTCGCAATCACATTCCACAGACAGTTAAGAAGTAAAGGACAGGTACATTCGATACTGGATGATATTCCGGGAGTGGGACCTGCAAGAAGAAAAGACCTGATGCGGAGCTTTGAAAATATTGAAGCAATCCGGAATGCAACAGTGGATGATCTGAAAGAGCTGCCGTCCATGAATGAAAAATCTGCGCAGGAAGTGTATAAATTTTTTCACCAGGATACTTAA
- the hprK gene encoding HPr(Ser) kinase/phosphatase: MANKVKLKTLVEKMNLKNLTPDVDLSEKEVEIPDINRPALQLTGFFEHFDSERVQIIGYVEYTFLEKMTDEVKKKKIYETLLSYKIPCLIFCRNLPPEAMLLEMAEKANIPVFQTEKKTSEFTAEIIRWLNVELAPCISIHGVLVDVYGVGVLIMGESGIGKSEAALELIKRGHRLVSDDVVEIRRVSDETLVGTAPDITRHFIELRGIGIVDVKALFGVLSVRETQNIDLVITLEEWNKNKEYDRLGLEEEYTEFLGNKVVCHHLPIRPGRNLAIIVETAAVNHRQKQMGYNAAQELYKRVQQNLIKK, translated from the coding sequence ATGGCGAATAAAGTAAAATTAAAAACACTCGTTGAAAAAATGAATCTCAAAAATCTTACACCGGATGTAGATCTTTCCGAAAAAGAAGTTGAGATACCAGACATTAACAGACCGGCTTTGCAGCTTACCGGATTCTTTGAACATTTTGATTCCGAACGTGTGCAGATCATAGGATATGTGGAGTACACATTCCTGGAGAAGATGACAGATGAAGTTAAGAAAAAAAAGATTTATGAAACACTGCTTTCTTACAAGATTCCATGTCTGATCTTCTGCAGAAACCTTCCGCCGGAGGCAATGCTTCTTGAAATGGCAGAAAAGGCTAATATTCCAGTGTTCCAGACAGAGAAGAAGACATCAGAATTTACAGCAGAGATTATCCGCTGGCTGAATGTAGAACTTGCGCCATGCATTTCTATCCATGGTGTGCTGGTTGATGTATATGGTGTCGGAGTACTGATCATGGGAGAAAGCGGAATCGGTAAAAGTGAGGCGGCTCTGGAGCTGATCAAACGTGGACACCGTCTTGTCAGTGATGATGTAGTTGAAATCCGCAGAGTCAGTGATGAGACACTTGTAGGAACGGCACCGGATATTACGAGACATTTTATCGAACTGCGAGGTATCGGTATCGTAGACGTCAAGGCTCTGTTTGGTGTATTAAGTGTCAGAGAGACACAGAATATTGATCTTGTTATCACTCTGGAAGAGTGGAATAAGAATAAAGAATACGACCGCCTCGGTCTCGAAGAAGAATATACAGAATTCCTTGGTAACAAAGTGGTTTGCCATCATCTGCCAATTCGTCCTGGACGTAATCTTGCAATCATTGTTGAGACGGCAGCAGTTAACCACAGACAGAAACAGATGGGATATAATGCAGCTCAGGAACTGTACAAACGTGTTCAGCAGAATTTAATAAAGAAATAG
- the cobI gene encoding precorrin-2 C(20)-methyltransferase, protein MKGRLFGVGVGPGDPELMTYKAVRTIEKCPVIAVPAKGREHAVSYRIAAGMVDNMEEKEYLDLDTPMTKDRQILNQNYEKAAKRIIEELEKGKDVAYLTLGDPTIYSTYMYIQRIIKEKGYETSIINGIPSFCAAASKLNESLADRADELHVIPSSYDIRNALRYPGTKILMKSASRLAEVREILEEKNVDVKMIENCGMADEQIYERLEDIPEHASYYSLLIVKESV, encoded by the coding sequence ATGAAAGGAAGATTGTTCGGAGTCGGAGTTGGTCCAGGTGATCCGGAACTTATGACGTATAAGGCTGTTCGTACGATAGAAAAATGTCCGGTAATAGCAGTGCCTGCGAAGGGCAGGGAACATGCGGTCAGTTACAGAATTGCGGCAGGAATGGTAGATAATATGGAAGAAAAAGAATATCTGGATCTAGATACGCCGATGACAAAGGACAGACAGATTCTGAATCAGAATTATGAGAAAGCTGCCAAAAGGATCATAGAGGAACTGGAAAAGGGAAAAGATGTAGCATATCTGACATTGGGAGATCCAACGATTTATTCGACTTATATGTATATTCAACGTATTATAAAGGAAAAAGGATATGAAACATCAATTATAAACGGGATTCCATCATTTTGCGCAGCTGCATCAAAACTGAATGAAAGTCTGGCAGACAGAGCAGATGAGCTTCATGTGATTCCATCCAGCTATGATATAAGGAACGCATTGAGATATCCGGGAACGAAGATCCTGATGAAGTCTGCTTCCAGATTAGCGGAGGTAAGGGAAATCCTGGAAGAAAAAAATGTGGATGTAAAGATGATAGAAAATTGTGGGATGGCAGACGAACAGATATATGAACGGTTGGAAGATATACCAGAGCATGCCAGCTATTATTCGCTTCTGATTGTAAAAGAATCTGTGTAA
- a CDS encoding ROK family glucokinase, whose translation MKYCFGVDIGGTTVKLGLFTTEGEIVDKWEIKTRTENQGEAVLPDIAAALNEKLEEKQIPKDEVEGIGVGVPAPVDSEGVVQNTANLGWGYKEVKREMEELSGMKAEIGNDANVAALGEMWLGAGKGRKNIIMVTLGTGVGGGIIIDGKPLVGAHGAGGEIGHLCVNYEETDHCGCGNTGCLEQYASATGITRLANIRLAKDDKASVLRGQEVSAKTVFDAVKADDEVAKEIAEEFGKYLGHAMANLAAVADPSAIVIGGGVSKAGEVLLQYVEKNFKEKAFFANKDTEFVLATLGNDAGICGAAKLIL comes from the coding sequence ATGAAATATTGCTTTGGAGTAGATATTGGGGGAACAACTGTAAAATTAGGTTTGTTTACAACCGAAGGAGAGATTGTAGATAAATGGGAGATTAAGACACGCACAGAGAATCAGGGTGAAGCCGTTCTTCCGGATATTGCCGCTGCTTTGAATGAAAAGTTAGAGGAAAAGCAGATTCCGAAAGATGAAGTGGAAGGAATCGGAGTCGGAGTTCCTGCACCGGTAGATTCAGAAGGAGTTGTTCAGAATACAGCAAACCTTGGCTGGGGATATAAAGAAGTAAAAAGAGAGATGGAAGAACTTTCCGGTATGAAAGCAGAGATAGGGAATGATGCCAATGTAGCTGCACTTGGAGAGATGTGGCTGGGTGCAGGAAAGGGCCGCAAAAATATTATTATGGTCACACTTGGAACCGGAGTCGGCGGTGGAATTATTATTGATGGTAAACCATTGGTAGGAGCACATGGTGCAGGTGGTGAGATCGGACATCTTTGTGTGAATTATGAAGAGACAGATCACTGCGGCTGCGGCAACACAGGATGCCTGGAGCAGTATGCATCTGCAACAGGTATTACAAGACTTGCCAATATTCGTCTGGCTAAGGATGATAAAGCGTCTGTATTAAGAGGACAGGAAGTCAGCGCCAAGACCGTATTTGATGCTGTTAAGGCAGACGATGAAGTGGCAAAAGAGATTGCAGAGGAATTTGGAAAATATCTTGGACATGCGATGGCTAATCTTGCAGCTGTTGCAGATCCTTCAGCAATTGTAATTGGAGGAGGCGTTTCGAAAGCAGGAGAAGTACTTCTTCAGTATGTTGAAAAGAATTTTAAGGAAAAAGCATTCTTTGCGAACAAAGATACGGAATTTGTTCTTGCTACATTAGGAAATGATGCCGGTATCTGTGGAGCTGCGAAACTGATTCTTTAG
- the ftsH gene encoding ATP-dependent zinc metalloprotease FtsH, whose protein sequence is MDNQNNKNNKNNKQGISFILLVTVITSILVIALFQFQGMTSAKEITYNKFLKMVDDGEVRKVQIQSDKIMIVTKKDKDSGVAQEYYTGVVNDDDLTKRLEKAGVEFKQEIPDTTSAVAMNVILTFLPIAFFVGMIIWMTKRMSKGGGMMGIGKSNAKMYVEKQTGVTFKDVAGQDEAKESLQEVVDFLHNPGKYTSVGAKLPKGALLVGPPGTGKTLLAKAVAGEAKVPFFSLSGSAFVEMYVGVGASRVRDLFKQAQQMAPCIIFIDEIDAIGKSRDNQMGGNDEREQTLNQLLAEMDGFESNKGLVLLAATNRPEILDPALLRPGRFDRRIIVEKPDLKGRVEVLKVHSKDVKMDETVNLEEIALATSGAVGSDLANMINEAAINAVKHGRNAVCQSDLFEAVEVVLVGKEKKDRIMSQEERRIVSYHEVGHALVSALQKDAEPVQKITIVPRTMGALGYVMQTPEEEKFLNTKKELQAMLVGLLAGRAAEEVVFDTVTTGASNDIEKATSVARAMITQYGMSEKFGLIGLESIQNRYLDGRPVSNCGQQTASEIDEEVMKMLKDAYEEAKQLLRNHRQALDKIAAFLIEKETITGKEFMEIFHEVEGIDPDAPKKEEARIGMNPVEGEGFVMKPADDIDDAHNADVQEKSEKTEEKTVGTATESVHEE, encoded by the coding sequence ATGGATAACCAGAATAATAAGAATAACAAGAATAATAAACAGGGTATATCGTTTATTTTACTGGTCACAGTTATTACATCGATCCTGGTGATCGCACTGTTCCAGTTTCAGGGAATGACCTCTGCAAAAGAGATTACCTATAATAAATTTCTGAAAATGGTAGATGACGGAGAGGTCAGAAAAGTACAGATCCAGAGTGACAAAATCATGATTGTTACAAAAAAGGACAAGGACAGCGGGGTTGCACAGGAATATTACACAGGAGTGGTGAATGACGATGACTTGACAAAGCGTCTGGAGAAGGCAGGCGTGGAGTTTAAGCAGGAGATTCCGGATACTACATCGGCAGTAGCGATGAACGTGATCTTAACATTCCTGCCAATTGCATTCTTTGTCGGAATGATCATCTGGATGACAAAGCGTATGTCAAAGGGCGGCGGCATGATGGGAATCGGTAAGAGCAATGCCAAGATGTATGTGGAAAAGCAGACCGGAGTTACATTTAAAGATGTAGCCGGACAGGATGAAGCGAAAGAATCTTTACAGGAAGTGGTAGATTTTCTCCATAATCCGGGAAAATATACGAGTGTCGGTGCAAAGCTTCCGAAGGGAGCACTGTTGGTCGGCCCTCCGGGAACAGGTAAGACGCTTTTGGCGAAAGCAGTAGCAGGAGAAGCAAAGGTGCCGTTCTTTTCATTGAGTGGTTCGGCATTTGTGGAAATGTATGTCGGTGTCGGAGCATCCAGAGTGCGTGATCTGTTCAAGCAGGCACAGCAGATGGCACCATGTATCATTTTCATCGACGAGATTGATGCGATCGGTAAAAGCCGAGACAATCAGATGGGCGGCAATGATGAGCGTGAGCAGACACTGAATCAGCTGCTTGCAGAGATGGATGGATTTGAAAGCAATAAAGGACTGGTACTTCTGGCTGCAACTAACAGACCGGAGATTTTGGATCCTGCATTATTAAGACCGGGACGTTTTGACAGACGTATCATTGTTGAAAAACCAGATCTGAAAGGACGTGTAGAAGTCCTGAAGGTTCATTCTAAAGATGTGAAGATGGATGAGACAGTCAATCTGGAGGAAATCGCACTTGCGACATCCGGAGCAGTAGGTTCTGATCTTGCAAATATGATCAATGAAGCGGCAATTAATGCTGTAAAGCATGGAAGAAATGCAGTATGTCAGTCTGATTTATTTGAAGCGGTAGAAGTGGTACTTGTAGGTAAGGAAAAGAAAGACCGTATCATGAGCCAGGAAGAACGAAGGATTGTTTCTTACCATGAAGTCGGACATGCACTTGTAAGTGCATTGCAGAAAGATGCGGAGCCGGTACAGAAGATTACAATCGTTCCACGTACAATGGGAGCACTTGGTTATGTAATGCAGACTCCGGAAGAAGAAAAATTCCTGAATACCAAAAAAGAACTTCAGGCAATGTTAGTCGGACTGCTTGCAGGACGTGCGGCAGAAGAAGTAGTGTTTGATACGGTTACAACAGGAGCCTCTAATGATATTGAGAAAGCAACAAGCGTAGCAAGAGCGATGATCACACAGTATGGTATGAGCGAGAAATTCGGATTGATCGGTCTGGAATCTATTCAGAACCGTTATCTGGACGGACGCCCGGTCAGCAACTGTGGACAGCAGACAGCATCAGAGATTGACGAAGAAGTTATGAAGATGTTGAAAGATGCTTACGAAGAGGCAAAACAGCTTCTGAGAAATCACAGACAGGCGCTGGATAAAATTGCTGCATTCCTGATTGAAAAAGAGACAATTACCGGAAAAGAATTTATGGAGATTTTCCATGAAGTAGAAGGAATTGATCCGGATGCACCGAAGAAGGAAGAAGCAAGAATCGGTATGAATCCGGTAGAGGGTGAAGGATTTGTGATGAAGCCGGCAGATGATATAGATGATGCGCATAACGCAGATGTACAGGAAAAATCAGAAAAGACAGAAGAAAAAACTGTCGGAACAGCAACTGAATCTGTTCATGAAGAATAG
- a CDS encoding CTP synthase codes for MAVKYVFVTGGVVSGLGKGITAASLGRLLKARGYTVTMQKFDPYINIDPGTMNPVQHGEVFVTDDGAETDLDLGHYERFIDESLSKNSNVTTGKIYWSVLQKERRGDFGGGTVQVIPHITNEIKSRFYRNPAADNTEIAIIEVGGTVGDIESQPFLEAIRQFQHEKGRENVILIHVTLIPYLKASQEMKTKPTQASVKDLQGMGIQPDILVCRSEYPLGVGIKDKIALFCNVPANHVLQNLDVEYLYEAPLAMEKENLAGVVCECLHLDCPEPDLKDWTEMVDYLKNPNTEVTVALVGKYIQLHDAYISVVEALKHGGIFSRATVNIKWIDSETVTADNVDELLGDVSGILVPGGFGTRGIDGKLEAIKYARTHNVPFLGLCLGMQLSIVEFARDVLGYNDAHSAELDPNTTHPVIHIMPEQIGIEDIGGTLRLGAYPCVLDKTSKAYEMYGTEQISERHRHRYEVNNDYRDALTSHGMKLSGLSPDGRIVEMIEIPEHPWFVATQAHPELKSRPNRPHPLFRGFIEAALKYQNDHK; via the coding sequence ATGGCAGTAAAATACGTATTCGTTACAGGCGGTGTAGTATCCGGATTAGGTAAAGGAATTACGGCTGCGTCCCTCGGACGTCTGTTGAAAGCCCGTGGTTACACAGTCACAATGCAGAAATTTGACCCGTATATCAACATTGACCCTGGTACTATGAACCCTGTACAGCATGGTGAAGTATTTGTAACTGATGATGGTGCTGAGACCGACCTTGACCTTGGACATTATGAAAGATTCATCGATGAAAGTCTGAGCAAGAATTCAAATGTAACAACTGGTAAAATCTACTGGTCTGTTCTTCAGAAAGAACGCCGCGGAGATTTCGGCGGAGGAACGGTTCAGGTTATCCCACATATTACAAACGAGATCAAATCCCGCTTCTACCGCAACCCTGCTGCTGATAATACGGAAATTGCCATTATTGAAGTCGGTGGAACTGTTGGTGACATCGAAAGCCAGCCTTTCCTGGAAGCCATTCGTCAGTTCCAGCATGAAAAAGGACGTGAAAATGTTATCCTGATCCATGTTACACTGATTCCATATCTGAAAGCTTCTCAGGAAATGAAGACCAAACCTACACAGGCAAGTGTAAAAGATCTTCAGGGAATGGGAATCCAGCCGGATATCCTGGTATGTCGTTCCGAATATCCGCTCGGTGTCGGAATCAAGGACAAGATTGCATTATTCTGTAATGTACCTGCTAACCATGTACTGCAGAACCTGGATGTAGAATATCTCTACGAAGCACCTCTTGCAATGGAAAAAGAGAACCTTGCAGGTGTCGTATGTGAATGTCTGCACCTTGATTGTCCGGAACCAGACTTAAAAGACTGGACAGAGATGGTTGACTACCTTAAGAATCCAAACACAGAAGTCACAGTTGCTCTGGTTGGTAAATATATCCAACTTCATGACGCTTACATCAGCGTGGTAGAAGCCTTAAAACATGGTGGAATCTTCAGCCGTGCAACCGTAAATATCAAATGGATCGATTCCGAAACTGTTACTGCCGATAATGTAGATGAATTACTCGGTGATGTAAGTGGTATTCTGGTTCCGGGAGGATTCGGTACACGTGGAATTGACGGAAAACTCGAAGCAATCAAATATGCCCGTACACACAATGTACCTTTCTTAGGTCTGTGTCTCGGAATGCAGCTTTCTATCGTAGAATTTGCAAGAGACGTTCTTGGATATAACGATGCACACAGTGCTGAGCTTGATCCGAACACTACACATCCGGTTATCCATATCATGCCGGAACAGATCGGTATCGAAGACATCGGTGGAACTTTAAGACTGGGAGCTTATCCTTGTGTTCTTGATAAGACATCAAAAGCTTACGAAATGTATGGAACAGAGCAGATCAGCGAACGTCACCGTCATCGTTATGAAGTAAATAACGATTATCGTGATGCACTGACTTCTCACGGCATGAAGCTTTCCGGACTTTCACCAGACGGAAGAATCGTGGAAATGATCGAGATTCCTGAGCATCCTTGGTTTGTTGCCACTCAGGCTCATCCGGAATTAAAATCAAGACCGAACAGACCGCATCCATTGTTCAGAGGATTTATTGAAGCCGCTTTGAAATATCAGAACGATCATAAATAA
- a CDS encoding DUF1846 domain-containing protein has translation MKIGFDNEKYLKMQSEHIRERIGQFDNKLYLEFGGKLFDDYHASRVLPGFQPDSKLCMLRELSDQAEIVIVISAEDIEKNKIRGDLGITYDSDVLRLMQIYQGLGLYVGSVVITKYNAQESAELFKNRLEKLGIKVYRHYLIPGYPTNVPFIVSDDGYGKNDYIKTSRPLVVVTAPGPGSGKMAVCLSQLYHEHKHGIKAGYAKFETFPIWNIPLKHPVNLAYEAATADLNDINMIDPFHLEAYGETTINYNRDVEIFPVLNAMFQRIYGESPYKSPTDMGVNMAGNCICDDDACQEASRQEIIRRYYASRRRLLLGACSEEETYKLEMLMNQANITVHDRPVVDAALAEAERTNGPAAALELPDGSIVTGKTSDLLGACSALLLNALKELAGIEHEIKIISPQAIEPIQSLKTKYLGSRNPRLHTDEVLIALSVSAATSKDARLAMDQLPKLKGCQVHVSVMPGSVDIKQFKRLSIQATFEAKYEKNSVFFNNKGV, from the coding sequence ATGAAAATTGGATTCGATAACGAAAAATATTTAAAAATGCAGTCCGAACACATCCGTGAACGCATCGGTCAATTTGACAACAAACTTTATCTGGAATTTGGTGGTAAACTTTTTGATGATTATCATGCTTCCAGAGTTCTTCCCGGATTCCAGCCAGACAGCAAGCTTTGCATGTTAAGAGAACTTTCTGATCAGGCCGAGATCGTCATCGTCATCAGTGCCGAAGACATTGAAAAGAACAAGATCCGCGGTGATCTTGGTATCACCTATGATTCCGATGTACTTCGCCTGATGCAGATTTATCAGGGGCTGGGGCTTTATGTCGGAAGCGTTGTTATTACCAAATATAACGCTCAGGAAAGTGCTGAATTATTCAAAAACCGCCTGGAAAAACTGGGTATCAAAGTGTACCGCCACTACCTGATCCCTGGCTACCCTACAAATGTACCATTTATTGTAAGTGACGACGGATATGGAAAAAATGATTATATCAAGACAAGCCGTCCGCTGGTCGTTGTAACTGCACCAGGACCTGGAAGCGGTAAAATGGCAGTCTGCCTGTCCCAGTTATATCACGAACACAAACACGGAATCAAAGCCGGATACGCCAAATTCGAAACATTCCCAATTTGGAATATCCCGTTGAAGCATCCGGTTAACCTCGCTTACGAGGCAGCAACAGCTGATCTGAATGATATCAATATGATTGATCCGTTCCATCTCGAAGCATATGGTGAGACAACCATCAACTATAATCGTGATGTAGAGATTTTCCCTGTATTAAATGCAATGTTCCAGCGCATCTACGGTGAAAGTCCTTATAAATCTCCAACCGATATGGGAGTGAATATGGCCGGAAACTGTATCTGCGACGACGATGCATGTCAGGAAGCTTCCCGTCAGGAGATTATCCGCAGATACTATGCATCCAGAAGAAGACTCTTGCTTGGTGCATGCTCTGAAGAAGAGACTTATAAATTAGAAATGTTAATGAATCAGGCAAATATTACGGTTCATGACAGACCGGTCGTCGATGCAGCATTGGCAGAAGCCGAACGGACCAACGGACCTGCGGCAGCACTGGAACTCCCGGATGGATCAATCGTCACTGGAAAGACATCCGATCTTCTCGGTGCATGCTCTGCCCTGCTGTTAAATGCATTAAAAGAACTTGCAGGTATTGAACATGAGATTAAGATCATCTCACCACAGGCAATCGAACCAATCCAAAGTCTGAAGACCAAGTATCTGGGCAGCCGTAATCCACGTCTGCATACCGATGAAGTCCTCATTGCACTTTCCGTAAGTGCCGCAACCAGCAAAGACGCCAGACTTGCAATGGATCAGCTTCCAAAATTAAAAGGCTGTCAGGTTCATGTATCTGTCATGCCGGGGTCTGTAGACATCAAACAGTTCAAGCGTCTGTCTATTCAGGCAACTTTTGAAGCAAAATATGAAAAAAACTCTGTATTTTTTAATAACAAAGGTGTATAA